In Saccharothrix syringae, the following are encoded in one genomic region:
- the tsaD gene encoding tRNA (adenosine(37)-N6)-threonylcarbamoyltransferase complex transferase subunit TsaD: protein MTDRLILGIESSCDETGVGIVRLGPDGALELLADEVASSVEEHARFGGVVPEVASRAHLEAMVPTMRRAVEQAGVELRDVDAIAVTAGPGLAGALLVGVAAAKAYAAALDKPLYGVNHLAGHVAADTLQHGPLPERCVALLVSGGHSQLLLVEGLAERITELGSTVDDAAGEAYDKVARLLDLPYPGGPPIDRLAKQGNGCAIAFPRGLTGPRDAKYDFSFSGLKTSVARWVEKRERAGEEIPLADVAASFQEAVADVLTAKAVRACRDLGVDTLVVSGGVAANSRLSGLAAERCAEAGIELRVPRPRLCTDNGAMIAALGAHLVAAGAKPSSLDLSTTPGLPVGTVQVF from the coding sequence GTGACTGACCGGCTCATCCTCGGTATCGAGAGCTCGTGCGACGAGACCGGCGTCGGCATCGTCCGGCTCGGCCCGGACGGCGCGCTGGAACTGCTCGCCGACGAGGTCGCCTCCAGCGTCGAGGAGCACGCCCGCTTCGGCGGCGTCGTGCCCGAGGTCGCCTCCCGCGCCCACCTGGAGGCCATGGTCCCGACCATGCGCCGCGCGGTGGAGCAGGCGGGGGTCGAGCTGCGCGACGTGGACGCCATCGCGGTCACCGCGGGCCCCGGCCTGGCGGGCGCGCTGCTGGTCGGCGTGGCCGCGGCCAAGGCGTACGCGGCGGCGCTGGACAAGCCGCTCTACGGCGTCAACCACCTGGCCGGCCACGTGGCCGCGGACACCCTCCAGCACGGCCCGCTGCCGGAGCGGTGCGTCGCGCTGCTGGTGTCCGGCGGCCACTCGCAGCTGCTGCTGGTCGAGGGCCTGGCGGAGCGGATCACCGAGCTGGGCTCCACCGTGGACGACGCGGCGGGCGAGGCGTACGACAAGGTGGCCCGGCTGCTCGACCTGCCCTACCCGGGCGGGCCGCCCATCGACCGGCTGGCCAAGCAGGGCAACGGGTGCGCGATCGCGTTCCCGCGCGGCCTGACCGGGCCGAGGGACGCCAAGTACGACTTCTCGTTCTCCGGGTTGAAGACCTCGGTCGCCCGGTGGGTGGAGAAGCGCGAGCGGGCCGGCGAGGAGATCCCGCTGGCGGACGTGGCCGCGTCGTTCCAGGAGGCCGTGGCCGACGTGCTGACGGCCAAGGCGGTCCGGGCGTGCCGGGACCTCGGCGTGGACACGCTGGTGGTGTCCGGCGGGGTGGCGGCCAACTCGCGGCTGTCGGGGCTGGCGGCGGAGCGGTGCGCCGAGGCGGGCATCGAGCTGCGCGTGCCGCGCCCCCGGCTGTGCACGGACAACGGCGCGATGATCGCCGCGCTGGGGGCGCACCTGGTGGCGGCGGGCGCCAAGCCGTCGTCGCTGGACCTGTCCACCACGCCCGGGCTGCCGGTCGGCACGGTCCAGGTCTTCTAG
- the rimI gene encoding ribosomal protein S18-alanine N-acetyltransferase: protein MTIAPLRHSDAARCAQIEQELFPGDDPWSERAFLSELDNGNFYVGAYSGGELIGYAGLGLTDFESSVHTIAVDARFQGGGVGKALLRALLARADEAGLPVFLEVRTDNARAIDLYLAHGFEHLGLRRRYYQPSGADAYTMGRPANRD from the coding sequence GTGACCATCGCGCCGCTGCGCCACTCCGACGCGGCGCGGTGCGCGCAGATCGAGCAGGAGCTGTTCCCCGGCGACGACCCGTGGAGCGAGCGGGCGTTCCTCAGCGAGCTGGACAACGGCAACTTCTACGTCGGCGCGTACTCCGGCGGCGAGCTGATCGGGTACGCGGGCCTGGGCCTGACCGACTTCGAGAGCAGCGTGCACACCATCGCCGTGGACGCGCGGTTCCAGGGCGGCGGCGTCGGCAAGGCCCTGCTGCGCGCCCTGCTGGCCAGGGCCGACGAGGCGGGGCTGCCGGTGTTCCTGGAGGTCCGCACCGACAACGCGCGGGCCATCGACCTCTACCTGGCGCACGGCTTCGAGCACCTGGGCCTGCGCCGCCGCTACTACCAGCCGTCGGGTGCCGACGCGTACACGATGGGAAGGCCCGCCAACCGTGACTGA
- the tsaB gene encoding tRNA (adenosine(37)-N6)-threonylcarbamoyltransferase complex dimerization subunit type 1 TsaB codes for MLVLALDTATPAVTAGVVELTADKSPRLLAQRVTVNPKAHGELLTPHLLEALAEAGHRPADLDAIVCGSGPGPFTGLRVGLATAAALGQALNRPVYPVPTPDAIALDACTGKPLLVATDARRKEVYWAAYDAAGRRTEGPHVDRPADLLPKLTAVAAAAGEGAELYADVLGLPVVDARYPSPVSLVAAAAEDLLAGARPAALTPLYLRRPDAVEPVGRKRVTRA; via the coding sequence GTGCTAGTGCTCGCCTTGGACACCGCCACCCCCGCCGTGACGGCCGGTGTCGTGGAACTGACGGCCGACAAGTCACCGCGCCTGCTCGCGCAGCGGGTCACGGTGAACCCGAAGGCGCACGGCGAGCTGCTGACGCCGCACCTGCTGGAGGCGCTGGCGGAGGCGGGGCACCGCCCCGCGGACCTGGACGCGATCGTCTGCGGCTCGGGCCCCGGCCCGTTCACCGGCCTGCGCGTCGGCCTGGCCACCGCCGCCGCCCTCGGCCAGGCCCTCAACCGGCCGGTCTACCCGGTGCCGACCCCGGACGCGATCGCCCTGGACGCGTGCACCGGCAAGCCGCTGCTGGTGGCCACGGACGCGCGGCGCAAGGAGGTCTACTGGGCCGCCTACGACGCCGCCGGGCGCCGCACCGAGGGCCCGCACGTCGACCGGCCCGCCGACCTGCTGCCGAAGCTGACCGCGGTGGCCGCGGCGGCGGGCGAGGGCGCCGAGCTGTACGCCGACGTGCTGGGGCTGCCGGTGGTCGACGCCCGCTACCCGTCGCCGGTGTCCCTGGTCGCCGCGGCCGCCGAGGACCTGCTCGCGGGCGCCCGGCCGGCCGCGCTCACCCCGCTCTACCTGCGCCGGCCCGACGCGGTCGAGCCGGTCGGCCGCAAGCGGGTGACCAGGGCGTGA
- a CDS encoding MerR family transcriptional regulator — protein MRIGELARLGGTTTRALRYYESLGLLTARRDANGQREYDEDDLRLVHEIRSLTGIGFALEDTRPFVQCLRDGHASGDACPASVAVYRRKLAELDECLARLRAVRDQVRAQLEEAEQRSRPCGR, from the coding sequence GTGCGCATCGGTGAACTGGCGCGGCTGGGGGGAACCACCACCCGGGCGCTGCGCTACTACGAGTCCCTGGGGCTGCTGACCGCGCGGCGCGACGCCAACGGTCAGCGGGAGTACGACGAGGACGACCTGCGGCTGGTGCACGAGATCCGCTCGCTGACCGGCATCGGGTTCGCCCTGGAGGACACCCGCCCGTTCGTGCAGTGCCTGCGCGACGGCCACGCCAGCGGCGACGCCTGCCCGGCGTCGGTCGCGGTGTACCGGCGCAAGCTGGCCGAGCTGGACGAGTGCCTGGCCAGGTTGCGGGCCGTGCGGGACCAGGTGCGCGCGCAACTGGAGGAAGCCGAGCAGAGGAGCAGGCCGTGCGGACGCTGA
- a CDS encoding thioredoxin family protein, translated as MRTLTDETFTEAVRTGTVLVEFRADWCGPCRMLEPVLAEIDRERDDLVVAKLDTDANPRTARDQRIMSAPTLQLYRDGELVAQTVGARPKIQLMAWLEPHL; from the coding sequence GTGCGGACGCTGACCGACGAGACGTTCACCGAGGCGGTGCGCACCGGGACGGTGCTGGTGGAGTTCCGCGCCGACTGGTGCGGGCCGTGCCGGATGCTGGAGCCCGTGCTCGCCGAGATCGACCGGGAGCGCGACGACCTGGTGGTGGCCAAGCTGGACACCGACGCCAACCCGCGCACCGCCCGGGACCAGCGGATCATGTCCGCGCCCACGCTCCAGCTCTACAGGGACGGCGAGCTGGTCGCGCAGACCGTGGGCGCGCGGCCGAAGATCCAGCTGATGGCGTGGCTCGAACCACATCTGTGA
- a CDS encoding acyl-CoA synthetase, which translates to MLLPALATPSPKIALRFPERELTYEQLAAEARRVAHGLRGRRRVAVWARSTPETCVAVVGALLAGVPVVPLNPKIGERELAHVLGDSAPDLVIDDELPAGPEGDLPEPDGEAPALVVYTSGTTGPPKGVVLPRRALASNLDALAAAWRWTADDVVVHGLPLFHVHGLVVGVLGPLRRGGTAHHLGSFTPAKAAGALAGGGTMMFGVPTMYHRIAGEPEHAGAFRGARLLVSGSAPLPATVHERIERLTGQRVVERYGMTETLMITGVRADGDRRPGTVGPPLDGVEVRVVGDEPGEVEVRGPNLFLEYLNRPDATRAAFRDGWFRTGDLAVVEPDGYLRLVGRRATDLIKSGGYKIGAGEIENALLEHPAVAEVAVTGEPDEDLGERVVAWVVAEGEPPAPEELGDHVARLLAPHKRPRVVRYLDALPRNDMGKVLKRELR; encoded by the coding sequence ATGCTGCTGCCAGCGCTGGCCACGCCGTCGCCCAAGATCGCCCTGCGCTTCCCCGAGCGGGAGCTGACCTACGAGCAGTTGGCCGCCGAGGCGCGCCGGGTCGCCCACGGCCTGCGGGGCAGGCGCCGGGTGGCCGTCTGGGCCCGGTCCACGCCCGAGACCTGCGTGGCCGTGGTGGGCGCGCTGCTGGCCGGTGTGCCGGTGGTGCCGCTCAACCCGAAGATCGGCGAGCGGGAACTCGCCCACGTCCTCGGCGACAGCGCACCCGACCTGGTGATCGATGACGAGCTGCCGGCCGGCCCCGAGGGGGACCTCCCGGAGCCGGACGGCGAGGCGCCGGCCCTGGTCGTCTACACCAGCGGCACCACCGGGCCGCCCAAGGGCGTGGTGCTGCCGCGCCGCGCGCTGGCGTCGAACCTGGACGCCCTGGCCGCGGCGTGGCGGTGGACCGCCGACGACGTCGTGGTGCACGGCCTGCCGCTGTTCCACGTGCACGGCCTGGTCGTCGGGGTGCTCGGGCCGCTGCGGCGCGGCGGGACGGCGCACCACCTGGGGTCGTTCACCCCGGCCAAGGCCGCCGGGGCGCTGGCGGGCGGCGGCACGATGATGTTCGGCGTGCCCACGATGTACCACCGGATCGCGGGCGAGCCCGAGCACGCCGGGGCGTTCCGCGGTGCCCGGCTGCTGGTGTCCGGCTCGGCACCGCTGCCGGCGACCGTCCACGAGCGGATCGAGCGGCTGACCGGGCAGCGCGTGGTCGAGCGGTACGGGATGACCGAGACGCTGATGATCACCGGCGTCCGCGCCGACGGCGACCGGCGGCCCGGCACGGTCGGCCCGCCGCTGGACGGCGTGGAGGTGCGCGTGGTCGGCGACGAGCCGGGCGAGGTGGAGGTGCGCGGGCCCAACCTGTTCCTGGAGTACCTCAACCGCCCCGACGCCACCCGCGCGGCCTTCCGCGACGGCTGGTTCCGCACCGGCGACCTGGCCGTCGTCGAACCGGACGGCTACCTGCGGCTCGTCGGCCGCCGCGCCACGGACCTGATCAAGAGCGGCGGCTACAAGATCGGCGCGGGCGAGATCGAGAACGCGCTGCTGGAGCACCCGGCGGTGGCCGAGGTCGCGGTGACCGGCGAGCCCGACGAGGACCTGGGCGAGCGCGTGGTGGCGTGGGTGGTGGCCGAGGGCGAGCCGCCCGCGCCGGAGGAGCTGGGCGACCACGTGGCCCGCCTGCTCGCGCCGCACAAGCGCCCGCGCGTGGTCCGCTACCTGGACGCGCTGCCCCGCAACGACATGGGCAAGGTCCTCAAGCGGGAACTCCGGTGA
- a CDS encoding carboxyl transferase domain-containing protein yields MTSDPLGWPGYRAQLDRARERSGGATESVSWERHASAVRITFDFRFLGGSVGTAAGALIEEAFTEARSARLPVVSRIATGGSRMQEGMLSLRQLQRVARLCALHREAGLPHVSVLGDPTTGGLWASLGAGADYVVAVAGAQVGFAGSRVRPADDPAYTAEGQFAAGTVDVVVPPADVDATVAAVLDLLTRGDAVPAEVPRALGAADLPATGWDAVRRARAPERPRARAYLDAHFDHRVPVSGDRAGGVDPGMLCGIGLRAGRAVAFAAQTGTATTPAGFRTAARLVRLAERFALPVLTLVDTPGAANDAAAERAGVGAAIAELFATVARARVPITTLVIGEGGSGGALALSSPEHTWITPDAYFSVIAPELAAAILKRSDVRELADDLRLRPQDLVELGVVRGIAEPASER; encoded by the coding sequence GTGACCTCGGACCCCCTGGGCTGGCCGGGTTACCGGGCGCAGCTCGACCGGGCCCGGGAGCGGTCCGGCGGCGCGACCGAGTCGGTGTCCTGGGAGCGGCACGCCTCCGCCGTGCGGATCACCTTCGACTTCCGGTTCCTGGGCGGCTCGGTGGGCACGGCGGCCGGCGCGCTGATCGAGGAGGCGTTCACCGAGGCCCGGTCGGCCCGCCTGCCGGTGGTGTCGCGGATCGCCACCGGCGGCAGCCGGATGCAGGAGGGGATGCTGTCGCTGCGGCAGCTCCAGCGGGTGGCGCGGCTGTGCGCGCTGCACCGGGAGGCCGGCCTGCCGCACGTGTCCGTGCTGGGCGACCCGACCACCGGCGGCCTGTGGGCGTCGCTGGGCGCGGGCGCGGACTACGTGGTCGCGGTGGCGGGCGCCCAGGTCGGGTTCGCGGGCAGCAGGGTGCGGCCCGCCGACGACCCCGCCTACACCGCCGAGGGCCAGTTCGCCGCGGGCACCGTGGACGTGGTCGTCCCGCCGGCGGACGTGGACGCCACCGTCGCCGCCGTGCTGGACCTGCTGACCCGCGGCGACGCGGTGCCCGCCGAGGTGCCGCGCGCCCTGGGCGCCGCCGACCTGCCCGCGACCGGGTGGGACGCGGTGCGGCGGGCCCGCGCGCCGGAGCGCCCCCGCGCCCGCGCCTACCTGGACGCCCACTTCGACCACCGGGTGCCGGTCAGCGGCGACCGGGCGGGCGGCGTGGACCCCGGGATGCTGTGCGGGATCGGCCTGCGGGCCGGGCGGGCCGTCGCGTTCGCCGCGCAGACCGGCACCGCCACCACGCCCGCCGGGTTCCGCACCGCGGCCCGCCTGGTCCGGCTGGCCGAGCGGTTCGCGCTGCCCGTGCTGACCCTGGTCGACACGCCCGGCGCGGCCAACGACGCCGCGGCCGAGCGCGCGGGCGTCGGCGCGGCCATCGCCGAGCTGTTCGCGACCGTGGCGCGGGCCCGCGTGCCGATCACCACCCTGGTGATCGGCGAGGGCGGGTCCGGCGGCGCGCTGGCGCTGTCGTCGCCGGAGCACACCTGGATCACGCCGGACGCCTACTTCTCGGTGATCGCGCCCGAACTGGCGGCGGCCATCCTCAAGCGGTCCGACGTGCGGGAGCTGGCCGACGACCTGCGGCTGCGGCCGCAGGACCTGGTCGAACTGGGCGTGGTGCGCGGGATCGCGGAACCGGCCTCAGAGCGGTAG
- the tsaE gene encoding tRNA (adenosine(37)-N6)-threonylcarbamoyltransferase complex ATPase subunit type 1 TsaE, which translates to MTLPEVADTEEFGRRLGGLVRGGDLVLLSGPLGAGKTALVRGLAAGLGVSGRVSSPTFVIARVHDPAPGGRGVPLVHVDAYRLGGHLDELDDLDLDTDLVDAVVAVEWGEGVAERLSPDHLLITLERRDDDVRVAHLHPHGAWAGRDLPL; encoded by the coding sequence GTGACGCTCCCCGAGGTGGCGGACACCGAGGAGTTCGGGCGCAGACTGGGCGGGCTGGTGCGGGGCGGCGACCTCGTGCTGCTGTCGGGGCCGTTGGGCGCGGGCAAGACCGCGCTGGTGCGCGGGCTGGCCGCGGGCCTCGGCGTGAGCGGCCGGGTCAGCTCGCCGACGTTCGTCATCGCGCGGGTGCACGACCCCGCGCCGGGCGGGCGCGGCGTGCCGCTGGTGCACGTCGACGCCTACCGGCTCGGCGGGCACCTCGACGAGCTGGACGACCTCGACCTCGACACCGACCTGGTGGACGCGGTGGTGGCGGTCGAGTGGGGCGAGGGCGTGGCCGAGCGGCTGAGCCCCGACCACCTGCTGATCACCCTGGAGCGGCGGGACGACGACGTGCGGGTCGCGCACCTGCACCCGCACGGCGCCTGGGCCGGGCGCGACCTACCGCTCTGA
- a CDS encoding alpha/beta fold hydrolase yields the protein MNTLWKAVGWAGGVLGAAATGVAVGVAANQKKVAHDREAADPLVDEPLGELVPTRESTVAADDGVPLSAEEVDPADGGPPGLTAVLVHGFALDRRCWHFQRRDLAGLTGPRVRQVLYDQRGHGRSGRSGPETSTIDQCARDLDAVIRSMAPKGPLVLVGHSMGGMTIMALAEQRPELFADRVRGVALVGTAAGAVGGAGLPKSVLSRYNPVTIGVGRLAGFQPGLVEWVRRRASTLTWSGIRALAFGDRHASPSLVDLMAKMINGNAVEVLTGFLDTLGTHNRYKALAGLRHCEVLVISGDADRITPFSHAERMAEEMPHGELVRVPGAGHMLMLEQPDLVTGHLVGLLRRSAAGGSESRRA from the coding sequence GTGAACACGCTGTGGAAGGCCGTCGGGTGGGCCGGCGGCGTCCTCGGCGCCGCCGCGACCGGCGTCGCGGTGGGCGTGGCCGCCAACCAGAAGAAGGTCGCCCACGACCGCGAGGCCGCCGACCCGCTGGTCGACGAGCCCCTGGGCGAGCTGGTCCCGACGCGGGAGTCCACGGTCGCCGCCGACGACGGCGTGCCGCTGTCGGCCGAGGAGGTCGACCCGGCCGACGGCGGCCCGCCAGGGCTGACCGCCGTGCTGGTGCACGGCTTCGCCCTGGACCGCCGCTGCTGGCACTTCCAGCGCCGCGACCTGGCCGGGCTGACCGGGCCGCGGGTCCGCCAGGTCCTCTACGACCAGCGCGGCCACGGCCGTTCCGGGCGTTCCGGGCCCGAGACCAGCACCATCGACCAGTGCGCGCGCGACCTGGACGCGGTGATCCGCTCGATGGCGCCCAAGGGGCCGCTGGTGCTCGTCGGCCACTCCATGGGCGGCATGACGATCATGGCGCTGGCCGAGCAGCGGCCCGAGCTGTTCGCCGACCGGGTGCGCGGCGTCGCCCTGGTCGGCACGGCGGCGGGCGCGGTCGGCGGCGCGGGCCTGCCCAAGTCGGTGCTGTCCCGGTACAACCCGGTGACGATAGGCGTGGGCAGGCTGGCCGGCTTCCAGCCCGGCCTGGTCGAGTGGGTCCGCCGCCGGGCGTCCACGCTGACCTGGAGCGGCATCCGGGCGCTGGCGTTCGGCGACCGGCACGCCAGCCCGTCGCTGGTCGACCTGATGGCGAAGATGATCAACGGCAACGCCGTCGAAGTGCTCACCGGGTTCCTGGACACCCTCGGCACGCACAACCGCTACAAGGCGCTGGCCGGCCTTCGGCACTGCGAGGTGCTGGTGATCAGCGGTGACGCCGACCGGATCACGCCGTTCTCGCACGCCGAGCGGATGGCCGAGGAGATGCCGCACGGCGAGCTGGTCCGCGTGCCCGGTGCGGGCCACATGCTCATGTTGGAACAACCCGACCTGGTCACCGGGCACCTGGTCGGTCTCCTCCGGCGCAGCGCCGCGGGGGGCTCGGAAAGCAGGCGGGCGTAG
- the alr gene encoding alanine racemase, with protein sequence MAAPRAEVVIDLDNLRHNVAHLAALAPGAETMAVVKADGYGHGAVEVARAAVEAGATWLGSCSLAEALALRAAGLTVPVLAWLDPPGTDYAPGVEQGVDLAASSVRQLDAIADAATRAGRTARVHLKIDTGLSRNGCQPADWPELVERAARTPNVEVHAIWSHLAVADEVGHPATDAQAERFDDAYRAALAAGLDPRRHLANSAAVLTRPDLHFDLVRPGIAVYGLNPVPVPADLRPVMTFRSSVAMTKRVPAGEAVSYGLTWTAKTDTTLALVPAGYADGVPRALSNRAHVWLGGRRHPLVGRVCMDQVVVDCGDHEVAEGDEVVLFGAGAHGEPTAREWADTVGTIDYEIVTGMYRPRVTRSYVGARR encoded by the coding sequence ATGGCAGCCCCACGCGCTGAGGTCGTGATCGACCTCGACAACCTCCGGCACAACGTCGCCCACCTCGCCGCCCTCGCACCGGGCGCCGAGACGATGGCGGTGGTCAAGGCCGACGGGTACGGGCACGGCGCGGTCGAGGTGGCGCGGGCCGCGGTCGAGGCGGGCGCGACGTGGCTGGGCTCCTGCTCGCTGGCCGAGGCGCTGGCCCTGCGCGCGGCGGGGCTGACCGTGCCGGTGCTGGCCTGGCTCGACCCGCCCGGCACCGACTACGCCCCCGGCGTGGAGCAGGGCGTCGACCTGGCCGCGTCCTCGGTCCGGCAGCTCGACGCCATCGCCGACGCCGCCACCAGGGCCGGCCGCACCGCCCGCGTCCACCTCAAGATCGACACCGGGCTGTCCCGCAACGGCTGCCAACCCGCCGACTGGCCCGAGCTGGTGGAGCGGGCCGCGCGCACGCCCAACGTCGAGGTGCACGCCATCTGGTCGCACCTGGCCGTCGCCGACGAGGTCGGCCACCCCGCCACGGACGCCCAGGCCGAGCGCTTCGACGACGCCTACCGCGCGGCGCTGGCCGCCGGGCTCGACCCGCGGCGGCACCTGGCCAACTCCGCCGCCGTGCTCACCCGGCCCGACCTGCACTTCGACCTGGTCCGGCCGGGCATCGCGGTCTACGGCCTCAACCCGGTGCCGGTGCCCGCCGACCTGCGCCCGGTGATGACGTTCCGCTCGTCGGTGGCGATGACCAAGCGCGTCCCGGCCGGCGAGGCGGTGTCCTACGGCCTGACCTGGACCGCCAAGACCGACACCACCCTGGCCTTGGTGCCCGCCGGGTACGCCGACGGCGTGCCGCGCGCGTTGTCCAACCGGGCGCACGTGTGGCTGGGCGGCAGGCGGCACCCGCTCGTCGGCCGCGTCTGCATGGACCAGGTCGTGGTCGACTGCGGCGACCACGAGGTCGCCGAGGGCGACGAGGTCGTGCTGTTCGGCGCCGGCGCGCACGGCGAGCCGACCGCCCGCGAGTGGGCCGACACCGTCGGCACCATCGACTACGAGATCGTCACCGGCATGTACCGGCCGCGGGTGACCCGCAGCTACGTCGGGGCGCGTCGGTGA
- a CDS encoding NAD(P)H-hydrate dehydratase, producing MRGLWTTARVRSAEERVLAATPPGALMRRAALGVAAVALELLGGGRRVGLLVGSGNNGGDALWAGYYLRKRGVAVFAVLLSPDKAHAEGLAAFRRAGGRVVDRLPPVDLAVDGIVGLSARGPLRPDAAAHVADLDAPVLAVDLPSGIDPDTGAAPGPHVRARATVTFGCLKPVHALADCGEVRLVDLGLGPELGGPDLLELEPEDVGAAWPVPGPESDKYTQGVTGVAAGSATYPGAAVLATGAAVLATSGMVRYAGAAAEAVRARWPEAICTGSITDAGRVQAWVAGPGLGTGLGSEAVLRTVLEAGVPVCADADAITMLANNPDLWDARDPDTPLVLTPHDREYERLAGPVGEDRVAAARRAAEKFRAVVLLKGHVTVVAGPDGRTLVNRARSSWAATAGSGDVLAGVLGSLLAAGLDPVLAAGCAAKVHALAAELAAAGAPIPASALLRALPDAIRAVRSR from the coding sequence GTGCGGGGTCTGTGGACGACGGCTCGGGTCAGGTCGGCGGAGGAGCGCGTGCTGGCGGCGACGCCGCCGGGCGCGCTGATGCGGCGCGCGGCGCTCGGCGTGGCCGCGGTCGCGCTGGAGCTGCTGGGCGGCGGGCGGCGGGTCGGCCTGCTGGTCGGCTCGGGCAACAACGGCGGCGACGCCCTCTGGGCGGGCTACTACCTGCGCAAGCGCGGGGTGGCCGTGTTCGCGGTGCTGCTGTCGCCCGACAAGGCGCACGCCGAGGGCCTGGCCGCGTTCCGGCGCGCCGGCGGTCGCGTGGTGGACCGGCTGCCGCCGGTCGACCTGGCCGTCGACGGCATCGTGGGCCTGTCCGCCCGCGGCCCGCTGCGCCCGGACGCCGCCGCGCACGTCGCCGACCTGGACGCGCCCGTGCTGGCCGTGGACCTGCCCAGCGGGATCGACCCGGACACCGGCGCGGCACCGGGGCCGCACGTGCGCGCCCGCGCCACCGTCACGTTCGGCTGCCTCAAGCCGGTGCACGCGCTGGCCGACTGCGGCGAGGTGCGGCTGGTCGACCTCGGCCTGGGCCCCGAGCTGGGCGGCCCGGACCTGCTGGAGCTGGAGCCGGAGGACGTCGGCGCGGCCTGGCCCGTGCCCGGCCCGGAGTCGGACAAGTACACCCAGGGCGTGACCGGCGTCGCGGCCGGCTCGGCCACCTACCCGGGCGCCGCGGTGCTGGCCACCGGCGCGGCCGTGCTGGCCACCTCCGGCATGGTCCGCTACGCGGGCGCGGCCGCCGAGGCGGTGCGGGCCCGCTGGCCGGAGGCCATCTGCACCGGCTCGATCACCGACGCGGGCCGCGTGCAGGCGTGGGTCGCCGGTCCCGGCCTGGGCACCGGCCTCGGCTCGGAGGCGGTCCTGCGCACCGTGCTGGAGGCGGGCGTGCCGGTGTGCGCGGACGCCGACGCGATCACCATGCTGGCCAACAACCCGGACCTCTGGGACGCCCGGGACCCCGACACGCCCCTGGTGCTGACCCCGCACGACCGCGAGTACGAGCGCCTGGCGGGCCCGGTGGGCGAGGACCGGGTGGCCGCCGCCCGGCGCGCCGCCGAGAAGTTCCGCGCCGTGGTGCTGCTCAAGGGCCACGTCACGGTGGTCGCCGGCCCGGACGGCCGCACCCTGGTCAACCGCGCCCGGTCCTCGTGGGCCGCCACCGCGGGCTCGGGCGACGTGCTCGCCGGCGTGCTGGGCTCCCTGCTGGCCGCCGGGCTCGACCCGGTGCTGGCGGCGGGCTGCGCGGCGAAGGTCCACGCCCTGGCGGCCGAGCTGGCCGCGGCCGGCGCGCCGATCCCGGCGTCGGCGCTCCTGCGCGCCCTGCCGGACGCGATCCGGGCCGTCCGGTCGCGGTAA